The genome window TTGCTCTGGAAACTGAGTTTTCATCATTAGGGCTGTTACTAGCAAGGACCTGCAAGCCAGCCTCGAAATGTGAGAGGGCTGCTGACAGTCTTCCTGTGGTTAGCTGCCGCAGTGCCCAGGGAccatcttccctctcctcctcccccactgCCAGCTCCTATTCCAGCTGCATTAGTTCCTCATTTGAGAGATCTTCATGGGACTGCAGCAACTGGTCCACAGCAGCCTCAGCAACCTCTTCAAAGGCCACATTTCTGGCAAGGGTCACAATGTTTTTTTTAAGCTGTGCAATGTTATCTGCCTGGGAAAAATGCTGGGCCTGAACACACTCAGGCCAAATCTTCTCCCACACGCTGTTCATTATCGCTGGTTTGAGCTCCTCCCAAGTACGGCAGTGTTGTCCACAGCATCCATGATGCTGTAGTTTCTCCAAAATTCCCTGATCATAGCTGTATCCTCACCATCTGTTGCTTCTAGGATGTGCTCAAAAGTCCTTCTCAGTGAGCTTTGAAGGCAGAGGCTACACCTTGACACATGGGCTGGATTGAGTCAGTTGTACCGTCATGAATGTATTATACTCTTATGTTATCAGAAAGATCGCTCAAATTTACAGGGTAGCATGACGCATTGTCTAGTATGAGCAATGCTTTGTTGGTGAGATTATTTTGGGCACAGTATTTTTCAACCGCAGGGCAAAAAAAGTAAGCGAACCATTCATGAAAGACGCTCCTGGTCCCCCAAGCTTTTCTGTTGGAGCGCCAAATCACGGGCAAATTGGGCTTCAAGTACCCTTCAGAGCCCTGGGGGTTTCCGAGCGGTACACCAGTAagggcttcaacttaaagtcccCAGCGGCACTGCCACCAAGCAGCAGCATCAAGCGATCTTTGGATGACTTAACCCCTGGCTCAGCATTCTCTTCCTCGGAAGTGAACGTTTCTTCGGGCATTCTCTTCCAATCAAGTCCTGTCTCATCTACGTTAAAGACGCCCGGGGGCGGACTCACCTTCTTCGATGATGACGCTTTTCAGCATTTCTGTGTACATGTTCTTGTTGCCGGGAGTTGCGCTGTTCAACTTGAAGTGGGGCAAACAGTGGCGCTCCTTGAATCTCACAAGCCACCCTTTACTCATAGGAAACCTCTCCGCTTGAGAGCTTTCGCCATGTTCACGCTGTAAGTCATCGAACTTAGCCTTCTGAACGATGGCGGCGTTCAAGGGCGCATTTCGCTGCCTCTGGTCTTCCAGCCACAAGCTCAGCAGCCGCTCCACACTCTCCATCACTGCACTTCGATGGCGAGTCAACCGTGAGGCTCTCAAAGGAGTAGCTATTTGTGAACtcgctttgatttttttctttactatctCAGATGGTCGCCACTGTAGGGACAGCAAGACCTAAGGCCTTTGCGATCTGAGCTTCTCACCCGCTTCGAATCGCCGTAACACTTCCAATTTGAGGCCGAGGGTAATCGCTTTCCGTTCCCTTTTGGCACTAGGGATGACCGTTTTATCTGTGGGCCTTTCCCAGGCATTTCTGCCTCCAAAATGTCAGAAAATCACAGCGGTCTCAAGTGCGAGAAGGCTGTGGTTCCTCTACGCCCCCCTGCAGAACTCGGTAAACAGCAACGAGGCTGCGAAGAGGCTCCGGCTGATGTCCTGGAGACGTGGACGGGTCGCCATGGGCAGGCCCAGCCCCACTGCCCAGCCCTGCTGCTTCACTGTCCACTCCGAGGAGGCCGCGCGGGTCTCCCGGTGCCGCTCCAAGTCCGCGTGCTGGGGCCGTGCGGCCGCAGGCACATACAAGCGGCCTGGGTTCTGGGGCTCCAGAGAAGGTTGCAGCCAACCAAGCAGACAAACGGAACTCCGTGAGGGGGACGTCCCGGGGCGGTTTTCTATTGCAGCGGAGGGCGGGCCGGGCGGCTGTTCGGTTTCGGGAGCTGCTTTCCATGGAGGATCCCAGAAATAAGTATGGATGCAGATGCCCGATTTAAGATAAGCCTAAAGGCGCTGGGTATTCCCTTAGCGCCCAGCTGTCTGGGCAGGACGAGGCTGCGCTCGCGATCAAACCCTCGAACTGTCAGGCGACGGTGTGGACACCCAAAACGGGGGCCCAGCCGGCGCCGCGGCTCTGCTGCGCATGCGCGAGGCCTCCCTGGGCGCGCGGGGCCGTGGGACCGCTCTCCCGTTGCGCATGCGCGCGCTCGGGCGGCGCGGGCTCCGGGTCTGGGGATGTGGTACCGGCCGCTGGCGGCGGCCGGCAGTAGAGCGGTGGCCGGGCCACTGGCCTTGCTGTGGCGATGTGGTGGTCCAGGAGGCAGCAGGACGGCCAAGACCAGCGCGAGGGCCCTGGACACGGCCCGGCAGGTGAGCGAGGAGGCGCTGTCCGCCGGTTCCGGGCGGCTGTTCTGCGCTGGACGCCGCGTGACGCCATTCGCCTGCGCCGGCCGCGGGGGAGCGCGGGAGCGCGGCGGCCCTGACCTGGTCCCCACAGTGAGGCCGACAGCCCCTGCCCGGAGCTTCCCGCCGCCCGCTTCCTCCCGGGCGCCCCCTCCGTCTCCAAACTCCTCTTCTCCCCGCTGCCTCTTCCACCCACTTCTTGCGGAATTCCCGCTGTTTCCTGGATGCCCGCTCACCTCGGACATCGGAACCGGGACCTCCAGCCTCCTTGCTCGGCTCTGTAGAGAGCCGGGCGTTGAGCGGTTTGCGCTTGAGT of Rhinopithecus roxellana isolate Shanxi Qingling chromosome 20, ASM756505v1, whole genome shotgun sequence contains these proteins:
- the CENPBD1 gene encoding LOW QUALITY PROTEIN: CENPB DNA-binding domain-containing protein 1 (The sequence of the model RefSeq protein was modified relative to this genomic sequence to represent the inferred CDS: inserted 1 base in 1 codon; deleted 1 base in 1 codon; substituted 1 base at 1 genomic stop codon): HFGGRNAWERPTDKTVIPSAKRERKAITLGLKLEVLRRFEAGEKXQIAKALGLAVPTVATIXDSKEKIKASSQIATPLRASRLTRHRSAVMESVERLLSLWLEDQRQRNAPLNAAIVQKAKFDDLQREHGESSQAERFPMSKGWLVRFKERHCLPHFKLNSATPGNKNMYTEMLKSVIIEEGESAPGRL